A region of the Bryobacteraceae bacterium genome:
ACTGTCTCCTGTCGGCGGACGGGGCCCTCGCCAGAAAAACGTACACGGCGGATCCAATCCAGAGAATCGCGGCCGAGGTCAGCACCGGCGCAAAAAATCGCCCCGTTTTTTCCACCATGAGACCGGTCAGCGCCGGGGCGAGGACGCCGCCAAGATTGGCGAAGGCGTTCTGCATTCCCGTCCACCGGCCCGCTGCGGGACCGGCCAGCGTCTGAGTGAACGCCCAGCAGTTGCTCACATAAATGCCAATGCCGGTGAAGGCGACAATCAGGGAAATCGCCGAAACCCATGGCCAAGGGGCCACCGTGAACGGCATCGCCGCGCCCGTCACCAGCAGGCCGGCGATGAGGAATGCCCGGCGCAGGCGTGTCACGCGGACGGTACGCGCCGCGAGCCGGTCAGAATACCATCCGGCGGCCAGCGTTGCCAGAGCGGTGATCGCCAAAAGGGACGCGTTCCAGGCGCCCATGCCGAGCAGCGTAAATTTCCGCTCCCGAACCAGAATCGTGGGCAGCCACGTCAGCAGAAGGTACCAGTTGTAGTTGTGGCAGAACAGGCCGATGAAGGTGGCCCACACGGTGCGGCTGGACAGCAGCTCGCGCCAGCCGGGGCCCGCATCGGCGGGGTTTTCCGCCTCCTTCCCCGGCGAGCCGAGCCGCGCGGGCGCGTATCGCAACCAGAAGGGAAGCCAGGCCAGCGCGCCAAAACCGGTGACCAGAAAAAAGCTGCGCCAGCCGGTTTCGCTCATCATCCAGGCAGCAAAATAGAGGCCCGCGGCAGGCCCGATTTTTGTGCAGGCGTCGATGATGGAATTCGCCATTCCGCGCTGATTTTCGCCAAATGCGTGAACCAGAATTTTCGAGTAGGCGGGGAATGCCACGCTTTCTCCCGCCCCGAGGGCCAGCCGGAGAACGAGCAACGTCCCGAAGCCTTGCGCGAGGCCGATGGCGCCCGTGGCCAGCGACCAGAGCAGGAACCCCGCGGCGTAGACGTATACCACGCGGAAGCGATCCACCAGCCAGCCGGCCAACACCTGGCAGGAAGCATACGTCCAGAAGAAGGCCGAAAGCAGCAGGCCAAGCCGGGAATCCGGGAGGTTCATCTCCCGCGCCAGCAGCGGTGCAGCCGCGCCCAGGTTGCTGCGGTCCAGGTAATTGATGAGGACGGAAACCGAGAGCAATGCCAGCAGCGGCCAG
Encoded here:
- a CDS encoding MFS transporter produces the protein MTRHAASPWPLLALLSVSVLINYLDRSNLGAAAPLLAREMNLPDSRLGLLLSAFFWTYASCQVLAGWLVDRFRVVYVYAAGFLLWSLATGAIGLAQGFGTLLVLRLALGAGESVAFPAYSKILVHAFGENQRGMANSIIDACTKIGPAAGLYFAAWMMSETGWRSFFLVTGFGALAWLPFWLRYAPARLGSPGKEAENPADAGPGWRELLSSRTVWATFIGLFCHNYNWYLLLTWLPTILVRERKFTLLGMGAWNASLLAITALATLAAGWYSDRLAARTVRVTRLRRAFLIAGLLVTGAAMPFTVAPWPWVSAISLIVAFTGIGIYVSNCWAFTQTLAGPAAGRWTGMQNAFANLGGVLAPALTGLMVEKTGRFFAPVLTSAAILWIGSAVYVFLARAPSADRRQS